A genomic window from Brachyspira sp. SAP_772 includes:
- a CDS encoding PTS ascorbate transporter subunit IIC — protein sequence MEILLKIWTYFAQNILTQPAYFIGFIVLIGYILLKKPWYECLAGFLKATVGYFILSVGSGGLVSNFRPILVGLKDKFNLQATVIDPYYGQNAVQAAMEHIGKSFSQVMLLLLIAFIFNIVLVAFRKITKIRSIFTTGNVQIQQAATAFWLIFFCFPELGDTPMLIVMSLLLGLYWAVGSNLTVEITQDLTEGGGFCVAHQQIFALKIFSIIAEKMKGKGEGKKLEDVKFPGFLSIFNENMVSTSILMLLFFGIILITLGKDYLVANNFMQEGQSFFFYTLTTALNFAVYLAILQLGVRTFVTELTQSFQGISTRLLPGAVPGIDCAATFGFGSANAVTMGLLFGAAGQFLAIIILIVLKSPVIIIAGFIPVFFDNATIAVFANNRGGIKAAMLLPFISGLCQVFGSAFIAYWVGLAAYGGYLGMWDWAVLWPGFTVVMKYLGYAGIAIVAIILIAIPQIQYMRNKDTYFLITDDYEAYREKMKEKLKA from the coding sequence ATGGAAATTTTATTGAAGATATGGACATATTTTGCCCAAAACATTCTGACACAACCTGCATATTTTATTGGTTTTATAGTATTAATAGGTTATATACTATTAAAGAAACCTTGGTATGAATGTTTAGCAGGATTTTTGAAAGCTACAGTTGGTTACTTTATACTTTCTGTAGGTTCTGGCGGACTTGTTAGTAATTTTAGACCTATACTTGTAGGACTTAAAGATAAATTTAATTTACAAGCTACAGTTATAGACCCTTATTATGGACAAAATGCTGTTCAGGCTGCAATGGAGCATATAGGAAAATCTTTCTCTCAAGTAATGCTTTTGCTTCTTATTGCTTTTATATTTAATATTGTATTAGTAGCTTTCAGAAAAATTACTAAAATACGTTCTATATTTACTACAGGAAACGTACAAATACAACAAGCTGCTACTGCTTTTTGGTTAATTTTCTTCTGTTTCCCAGAATTAGGCGATACACCTATGTTGATAGTTATGAGCTTACTTCTAGGATTATATTGGGCTGTAGGTTCAAACTTAACAGTAGAAATTACTCAAGATTTAACTGAAGGCGGCGGTTTTTGTGTTGCTCACCAACAGATATTTGCTTTAAAAATATTTTCTATTATAGCTGAAAAGATGAAAGGTAAAGGCGAAGGTAAAAAATTAGAAGATGTAAAATTCCCTGGATTCTTATCTATTTTCAATGAAAACATGGTATCTACATCTATACTTATGCTTTTATTCTTCGGTATCATATTAATAACTTTAGGCAAAGATTACTTAGTAGCTAACAACTTTATGCAAGAAGGTCAAAGTTTCTTCTTCTACACATTAACTACTGCATTAAACTTTGCTGTATACTTGGCTATACTTCAATTAGGTGTTAGAACATTCGTTACAGAATTAACTCAATCTTTCCAAGGTATATCTACAAGACTTCTTCCAGGTGCTGTTCCTGGTATTGACTGTGCTGCTACTTTTGGTTTTGGTTCTGCAAATGCTGTAACTATGGGACTACTTTTCGGAGCTGCTGGACAATTCTTAGCTATCATTATTTTAATAGTATTAAAAAGCCCTGTTATTATAATAGCTGGATTTATACCTGTATTCTTTGATAACGCTACTATAGCAGTATTTGCCAACAACAGAGGCGGTATTAAAGCTGCTATGTTGCTTCCTTTTATATCTGGTTTATGTCAAGTATTTGGTTCTGCATTCATAGCTTATTGGGTAGGACTTGCTGCTTATGGCGGTTACTTAGGTATGTGGGACTGGGCAGTATTATGGCCTGGATTTACAGTTGTTATGAAATATTTAGGTTATGCTGGTATAGCAATAGTAGCTATAATATTAATAGCAATACCTCAAATACAATATATGAGAAACAAAGATACTTACTTCCTAATCACTGATGATTATGAAGCATATAGAGAAAAAATGAAAGAAAAACTTAAAGCTTAA
- a CDS encoding PTS sugar transporter subunit IIB, whose translation MLKVLVACANGSGTSLMMKMTAEKALKSLGINDANVHHCALAEGKSTAINYDLVFCPLNFIDMFKEAVEKGAKVIGIKNVLSEPEFKQKLNDSGYLEELKNK comes from the coding sequence ATGTTAAAAGTTTTAGTTGCTTGTGCAAATGGTTCTGGTACTAGCTTAATGATGAAAATGACAGCTGAAAAAGCTCTTAAATCATTAGGAATTAATGACGCTAATGTGCATCACTGTGCTTTAGCAGAAGGTAAAAGTACTGCTATCAATTATGATTTAGTATTTTGTCCTTTAAACTTCATTGATATGTTTAAAGAAGCTGTTGAAAAAGGTGCTAAAGTAATAGGAATAAAAAACGTATTATCTGAACCTGAGTTTAAACAAAAACTTAATGATTCTGGATATTTAGAAGAGTTGAAAAATAAGTAA
- a CDS encoding L-ribulose-5-phosphate 3-epimerase encodes MEDIIINNLFGIYEKALEKNISWHQRLLDAKELGFDFVEISIDETDERLSRLDWSKKEREELVKSIFETGIKIPTMCFSGHRRFPMGSKNPDTRKKAMELMEKAIIFASDIGIRIIQLAGYDVYYEKGDEETKQLFIEGLKKSLEMAAKYQVMLAIEIMDTPFLNSITKFLEYDKICNSPWLTVYPDLGNLTAWGNDVEDEIRKGIHKITAIHIKDTLAPKEGFEGKFKEVPFGEGCVDFVKCFKLLKELNYNGTFMIEMWSEKVDNPKEHVIKEKKWVLEKMKEGGFC; translated from the coding sequence TTGGAGGATATAATTATAAATAATTTATTTGGAATATACGAAAAAGCTTTAGAAAAAAATATTTCATGGCATCAAAGATTATTAGATGCTAAAGAATTAGGTTTTGATTTTGTTGAAATATCTATAGATGAAACCGATGAAAGACTTTCAAGATTAGATTGGAGCAAAAAAGAAAGAGAAGAGTTAGTTAAATCTATATTTGAAACAGGAATAAAAATACCTACAATGTGTTTTAGCGGACACAGAAGATTTCCTATGGGAAGCAAGAATCCTGATACTAGAAAAAAAGCTATGGAGCTTATGGAGAAGGCTATTATATTTGCAAGCGATATAGGGATAAGAATCATACAGTTAGCTGGATATGACGTTTATTATGAAAAGGGCGATGAAGAAACTAAACAATTATTTATAGAAGGATTAAAAAAATCATTAGAAATGGCTGCTAAATATCAGGTAATGCTTGCTATAGAGATTATGGATACTCCTTTTTTAAACTCTATAACTAAGTTTTTAGAGTATGATAAGATTTGCAATAGTCCTTGGCTTACAGTTTATCCTGATTTAGGTAATCTTACAGCTTGGGGAAATGATGTTGAAGATGAAATAAGAAAAGGAATTCATAAAATTACTGCTATACATATTAAAGATACTTTAGCTCCTAAAGAGGGTTTTGAAGGAAAGTTTAAAGAAGTACCTTTTGGTGAAGGATGTGTAGACTTTGTAAAATGTTTTAAATTATTAAAAGAACTTAATTATAACGGAACTTTTATGATAGAGATGTGGTCTGAAAAGGTTGATAATCCTAAAGAACATGTTATAAAAGAAAAAAAATGGGTACTAGAAAAAATGAAAGAAGGAGGATTTTGTTAA
- a CDS encoding L-ribulose-5-phosphate 4-epimerase — MLEELKKIVFEENLELVKRELVIYTWGNVSGLDRESKTFAIKPSGVDYDVMKAEDMVVLDLEGNKLEGKYKPSSDTATHIELYKAFPEIGGIVHTHSSYATSWAQARRDIPAFGTTHADYFYGDIPCARPLTKDEIEGEYEKNTGLVIIETLKKRNINPMDIPGIIIASHGPFAWGKDAKEAVHNAVVMEELAKMAYRTIQINPEIKSVEQYLLNKHYFRKHGANAYYGQN; from the coding sequence ATGCTTGAAGAATTAAAAAAAATAGTATTTGAAGAAAATCTCGAACTCGTAAAAAGAGAACTTGTAATATACACTTGGGGAAATGTAAGCGGATTAGACAGAGAATCTAAAACATTTGCTATTAAACCAAGCGGAGTTGATTATGATGTAATGAAAGCAGAAGATATGGTTGTTCTAGACTTAGAAGGCAATAAATTAGAAGGAAAATATAAACCATCATCTGATACTGCTACACATATAGAATTATACAAGGCTTTTCCTGAAATTGGAGGTATAGTTCATACTCATTCAAGCTATGCAACAAGCTGGGCACAAGCTAGGAGAGATATACCTGCTTTTGGTACAACTCATGCAGATTATTTTTATGGCGATATACCTTGTGCAAGACCTTTAACAAAAGATGAGATTGAAGGAGAATACGAAAAAAACACAGGGCTTGTTATTATAGAAACACTTAAAAAAAGAAATATTAATCCTATGGATATACCGGGAATTATAATAGCTTCTCATGGTCCTTTTGCTTGGGGTAAAGATGCTAAAGAGGCTGTTCATAATGCTGTTGTAATGGAAGAGCTTGCTAAAATGGCTTATAGAACTATACAAATAAATCCAGAAATAAAATCTGTAGAACAATATTTACTTAATAAGCATTATTTTAGAAAACATGGTGCTAATGCTTATTACGGACAAAATTAA
- a CDS encoding 3-keto-L-gulonate-6-phosphate decarboxylase UlaD — MAIPLLQIALDNTTLSGALKSAKAVGNEVDVIEAGTILCLAEGMEAVRCLRALYPDKIILADTKCADAGGTVAKMCADAGADWMTVICSATIPTMKAALKEVKELQVELYGDWTFEHAKAWKEAGITQAVYHQSRDALLAGQTWSDSDLEKIKKLTEMGFKVSVTGGLEIDTLKLFKDINVFTFITGRSIRDAEDPAKEARKFKEEILKYWR; from the coding sequence ATGGCTATACCTTTATTGCAAATTGCATTAGATAATACTACTTTAAGCGGAGCTTTAAAATCTGCTAAGGCTGTTGGAAATGAAGTTGATGTTATAGAGGCTGGTACTATACTTTGTTTAGCTGAGGGAATGGAAGCTGTTAGATGTTTAAGAGCTTTATATCCAGACAAAATAATATTAGCTGACACTAAATGTGCTGATGCAGGCGGTACAGTTGCTAAAATGTGTGCTGATGCTGGTGCTGATTGGATGACTGTTATATGTTCTGCTACAATACCTACTATGAAAGCTGCTTTAAAAGAAGTAAAAGAGCTTCAAGTTGAACTTTATGGTGATTGGACTTTTGAACATGCTAAGGCTTGGAAAGAGGCTGGTATTACTCAGGCTGTATATCACCAAAGCAGAGATGCACTTCTTGCTGGTCAAACTTGGTCTGATAGCGATTTAGAAAAAATTAAAAAATTAACTGAAATGGGATTTAAAGTTTCTGTTACAGGCGGACTTGAAATAGACACATTAAAACTTTTTAAAGATATTAATGTATTTACTTTCATTACAGGAAGAAGCATAAGAGATGCTGAAGACCCTGCTAAAGAAGCTAGAAAGTTTAAAGAAGAAATACTTAAATATTGGAGATAA
- a CDS encoding Cof-type HAD-IIB family hydrolase: MNNIQLIATDLDGTLLNANHQISEYNKNIIKKASKNGINIILSTGRPTAAATKFLYDLDIDSELISFNGAMITDKNSNIIYQQNLDANIGKELIEIAKKYNIFHQGFLADRWNMGFFDEKWVDFYVSIAKIDNYTIGFDNISDFSFSKFMFIGENSLLKEIAKEIDKIFGDSIYYTFSRPVYLEVHSPNASKAKALKYLADKYNIHSDNIMAFGDNNNDLDMLEFAGVSVAVENAEDNVKTKCKYITKSNLEDGVGYFINQYLNIK; encoded by the coding sequence TTGAATAATATTCAGCTTATAGCTACCGATTTGGATGGTACTTTATTAAATGCTAATCATCAAATAAGTGAATATAATAAAAATATTATAAAGAAAGCTTCTAAAAATGGCATAAATATAATATTGTCAACAGGAAGACCTACTGCGGCAGCTACCAAATTTTTATATGATCTTGATATTGATAGTGAGCTTATATCATTTAATGGAGCTATGATAACTGATAAAAATTCAAACATCATATATCAGCAAAACCTTGATGCTAATATAGGAAAAGAACTTATAGAGATAGCAAAAAAATACAATATATTTCATCAAGGTTTCTTGGCTGATAGATGGAATATGGGTTTTTTTGATGAAAAATGGGTTGACTTTTATGTATCAATAGCGAAAATAGATAATTATACTATTGGTTTTGATAACATAAGTGATTTTTCTTTTAGTAAATTTATGTTTATAGGAGAAAATAGTTTATTAAAAGAGATAGCTAAAGAAATTGATAAAATTTTTGGAGATAGTATATATTATACTTTTTCAAGACCTGTTTATTTGGAAGTACATAGTCCTAATGCTTCTAAGGCTAAGGCATTAAAATATTTAGCTGATAAATATAATATTCATTCTGATAACATAATGGCTTTTGGTGATAATAACAATGATTTAGATATGCTTGAATTTGCGGGTGTATCTGTGGCAGTAGAAAATGCTGAAGATAATGTAAAAACTAAATGCAAATATATTACAAAAAGCAATTTAGAAGACGGAGTTGGGTATTTTATAAATCAATACTTAAACATAAAATAA
- a CDS encoding methylenetetrahydrofolate reductase — MYNNVENFIKKLENNDEYTFTLEISPQAKYDLSYIEEKINNSQIQNYVDAFVVTDSPFANIKISPILAAIQLQQKLSNDKPFIATQTMRDKNSIALQNDLIGANYFDIRMILAVTGDAVANGNQKQAKGVFEGNSNLLIDIIKNLNKSKSLGEFTFKEPLKPIYPFCVINSYAKNDDSLKVRLAKKANSGVKAIFTQPIYEVERLEFLLSCIDELPLKEKPILVPGYFPVLTYKTAYFIYYKLSGSYIPEKWLSKLKKASDKSAEEERKTAIELSTKLFEDMLKIHKKMHIMSLNNYEFVVDLLKNI, encoded by the coding sequence ATGTATAACAACGTAGAAAATTTTATAAAAAAATTAGAAAATAATGATGAGTATACTTTTACTCTAGAAATATCACCTCAGGCAAAATATGATTTAAGCTATATAGAAGAGAAAATAAATAATTCTCAAATACAAAATTATGTAGATGCCTTTGTGGTAACAGATTCTCCTTTTGCAAATATTAAGATATCCCCAATATTAGCAGCAATACAATTGCAGCAGAAGTTAAGCAATGATAAGCCATTTATTGCAACACAAACAATGCGTGACAAAAACTCTATAGCATTGCAAAACGATTTAATTGGGGCAAATTATTTTGATATAAGAATGATACTTGCTGTTACAGGAGATGCTGTAGCTAATGGAAATCAAAAACAAGCTAAAGGCGTATTTGAAGGTAACTCCAATTTATTAATAGATATAATAAAAAACTTAAATAAATCAAAAAGTTTAGGAGAGTTTACTTTTAAAGAACCATTAAAGCCGATATATCCTTTTTGCGTAATAAATAGTTATGCTAAAAATGATGACAGCTTAAAAGTAAGACTTGCCAAAAAGGCTAATTCTGGAGTTAAGGCAATATTTACTCAGCCAATATACGAAGTTGAGAGATTAGAGTTTTTATTAAGCTGCATTGATGAATTACCATTAAAAGAAAAACCTATATTAGTACCGGGATATTTCCCTGTATTAACTTATAAAACTGCATATTTCATATATTATAAATTATCAGGTTCGTATATACCAGAGAAATGGTTAAGCAAACTAAAAAAAGCAAGCGATAAATCAGCGGAAGAAGAGCGAAAAACAGCAATAGAATTATCAACTAAACTTTTTGAAGACATGCTAAAGATACATAAAAAAATGCATATAATGAGCCTAAACAACTATGAGTTTGTTGTAGATTTACTTAAAAATATTTAG
- a CDS encoding vitamin B12 dependent-methionine synthase activation domain-containing protein, with product MPEINHKNHEHYINKPPFYGRKVFEFNKKIEQEAFDMINKIRLFRVGFGYSAKNQDMEKYNEMIKTKVEPKYEEMKKNIIENNLLEPVMIYGFYKTVTENDKLYIYDVDFNTNELKKEKIEIPLERMEKEPYNSIVDFFDRDEDTIGFTLVSLGEKYHKFLKSLYDNNDYKEYYFYNAIGIHIIENYVDILQSHMDNLLNLKNNGKRKHVGCRYSFGYKALSNMYGNKIIFDKLKPEEFNVILTESYMMDPELSTCAIVSFCEDAYYFAN from the coding sequence ATGCCGGAAATAAATCACAAAAATCATGAACATTATATAAATAAACCTCCTTTCTATGGAAGAAAAGTTTTTGAGTTTAATAAGAAAATAGAACAAGAAGCCTTTGATATGATTAATAAAATTAGGCTTTTTAGAGTTGGTTTTGGTTATTCTGCAAAAAATCAGGATATGGAAAAATATAATGAAATGATTAAAACAAAAGTAGAGCCAAAATACGAAGAGATGAAAAAAAATATTATAGAAAATAATTTGCTTGAACCTGTAATGATTTATGGATTTTATAAAACTGTTACAGAGAATGATAAACTTTATATATATGATGTTGACTTTAATACAAATGAATTAAAAAAAGAAAAAATAGAAATTCCTTTAGAGCGTATGGAGAAGGAGCCTTACAATTCTATAGTAGATTTTTTTGACAGAGATGAAGACACTATTGGTTTTACACTTGTAAGTCTTGGAGAGAAGTATCATAAATTCTTAAAAAGCTTATATGATAATAATGATTATAAAGAATATTATTTTTATAACGCAATAGGCATACATATTATAGAAAACTATGTTGACATACTTCAAAGCCATATGGACAATTTACTTAACTTAAAAAATAACGGCAAAAGAAAACATGTAGGATGCAGATATTCTTTTGGTTATAAGGCACTTAGTAATATGTATGGTAATAAAATAATATTTGATAAATTAAAACCAGAAGAGTTTAATGTAATACTTACAGAAAGTTATATGATGGATCCTGAACTTAGCACTTGTGCAATAGTTTCATTTTGCGAGGACGCTTATTATTTTGCTAATTAA
- a CDS encoding homocysteine S-methyltransferase family protein, with protein MFNGVKDRLKELIKEKYLIIDGATGTELQKKEIKKEYWMINGNNIEGCNEILNITAPHIMKEIHIDYLNANANITKTNSFGAIPWVLSEYDIADKAYELAKSAAVIANEAREEYLKNPNSKGDLDRDIFIAGSLGPGVKLPSLGQIGFDEMYSGYIEAARGLIEGGVDIILLETAQDVLQLKAAILAVNDTSKKLNKDVPIMVSVTIEKEGTMLLGTDIETAYTILSNLDIFSIGMNCGTGPDMAMQHIKKLSEISFLPISIHSNAGLPENRDGKAYYSMTPEEFAEINSEFFNLSGLSFIGGCCGTTPKHIEALAKKVKGVKPKKPALQKQRPYIASLFNSVSIKQEPAPLMIGERSNATGSKIFRELMIAGDMDGMLDVGIKQVKSGSHAIDVNAAWAGRNEIEDITKIISAYVKQISLPLVIDAIKPDVIESALKVYGGKPIINSANMEQGEEKFDAICSLAKRYGASIMLLTIDEKAMALTCEDKLRMCSRMYDRAVNVHKILPHDIIFDPLTFTLASGDENSFLAGVETLNAIKELSKMYPESSISLGVSNISFGLKEEARKVMNSVFLYEAINHGLSAAIVNVAQILPISKIGEKEIELARELIYNKNKTKEPLINYINYFSDKKEKKELTDEEKIKKPIREAIRDAMLDGEWKDMQNLLKEAKENSEEFGGEKKFAQAIIDEILLPTMADIGVKFGEGSIQLPFVLGSAEVMKKSVDFLSEFLEKKKQEKTAKIILGTVAGDVHDVGKNLVEIIIKNNGFETVNLGTKVPIEKFIEAYHEHNADCIGMSGLLVKSTEVMKDNLAYIRDKGLKIPILLGGAALTKDFVENTCKKVYGDSGKIFYCKDGFDDIVAIKEIIADRDKEK; from the coding sequence ATGTTTAATGGTGTTAAGGATAGATTAAAAGAACTAATAAAAGAAAAATATTTAATAATAGATGGTGCCACAGGTACAGAACTTCAAAAGAAAGAAATAAAAAAAGAGTATTGGATGATAAACGGCAATAATATAGAAGGGTGTAATGAGATATTAAATATAACAGCTCCTCATATAATGAAAGAGATACATATAGATTATTTGAATGCGAATGCTAATATAACAAAGACTAATAGTTTTGGAGCTATACCTTGGGTTTTAAGTGAATATGATATTGCTGACAAGGCTTATGAGTTGGCAAAAAGTGCTGCAGTTATAGCAAATGAAGCAAGAGAGGAGTATTTAAAAAATCCTAATTCTAAAGGAGATTTAGATAGAGATATTTTTATTGCAGGAAGTTTAGGGCCGGGAGTAAAGCTTCCAAGTTTGGGACAGATTGGTTTTGACGAGATGTATAGCGGGTATATTGAAGCTGCAAGAGGTTTAATAGAAGGCGGAGTTGATATAATACTTCTTGAAACGGCACAAGATGTTTTGCAATTAAAAGCTGCAATATTAGCAGTTAATGATACATCTAAAAAATTAAATAAAGATGTTCCAATAATGGTTTCTGTAACAATAGAAAAAGAAGGCACAATGCTTTTGGGTACAGACATAGAAACAGCATATACAATACTTTCGAATTTGGATATATTTTCTATAGGTATGAACTGCGGTACAGGACCAGACATGGCAATGCAGCACATAAAAAAACTTTCAGAAATATCTTTTTTGCCAATATCAATACACAGTAATGCGGGTCTTCCAGAAAATAGAGATGGAAAGGCATATTATAGTATGACACCCGAAGAGTTTGCTGAGATTAATAGCGAGTTTTTTAATTTAAGCGGACTTAGCTTTATTGGCGGATGCTGCGGAACTACTCCTAAACATATAGAGGCATTGGCAAAAAAAGTTAAAGGAGTAAAACCCAAAAAACCGGCATTACAAAAACAAAGACCTTATATAGCTAGTTTATTTAATTCTGTTAGTATTAAGCAAGAGCCTGCACCTTTAATGATAGGCGAGAGAAGTAATGCTACAGGAAGTAAAATATTTAGAGAGCTTATGATAGCAGGCGACATGGACGGTATGCTTGATGTGGGTATAAAGCAAGTAAAATCTGGAAGTCATGCTATAGATGTTAATGCTGCTTGGGCGGGTCGTAATGAGATAGAAGATATTACAAAAATTATTTCTGCTTATGTTAAACAGATTTCTTTGCCTTTGGTTATTGATGCTATAAAACCTGATGTTATAGAGAGTGCTTTAAAAGTATATGGAGGAAAACCAATAATAAACTCTGCCAATATGGAGCAGGGCGAAGAGAAATTTGATGCTATATGTTCTTTAGCAAAAAGGTATGGAGCTTCCATCATGCTTCTTACTATAGATGAAAAAGCTATGGCATTAACTTGCGAGGATAAATTGAGAATGTGCTCTCGCATGTATGATAGGGCAGTTAATGTACATAAAATACTTCCGCATGATATTATATTTGACCCTTTAACATTTACACTTGCAAGCGGCGATGAAAATAGTTTTTTGGCTGGTGTTGAAACTTTGAATGCTATAAAAGAATTATCAAAAATGTATCCTGAAAGCTCTATAAGTTTGGGGGTATCAAATATTTCTTTTGGTCTTAAAGAAGAGGCAAGAAAGGTTATGAACTCGGTATTTTTATATGAGGCTATTAATCATGGGCTTAGTGCTGCTATTGTTAATGTGGCACAAATTCTTCCTATTTCAAAGATAGGTGAGAAAGAAATAGAATTAGCAAGAGAGTTAATATACAATAAAAACAAAACTAAAGAGCCTCTTATAAATTATATAAATTATTTTTCTGACAAAAAAGAAAAGAAAGAATTAACTGATGAAGAAAAAATAAAAAAGCCTATAAGGGAAGCTATAAGAGATGCTATGCTTGACGGTGAGTGGAAAGACATGCAAAACTTACTTAAAGAGGCTAAAGAAAACAGTGAAGAGTTTGGAGGAGAGAAAAAGTTTGCACAGGCTATAATTGATGAGATACTTCTTCCTACTATGGCGGATATTGGAGTTAAGTTTGGGGAGGGCAGTATACAGCTTCCTTTTGTTTTGGGTTCTGCGGAAGTAATGAAAAAGAGTGTTGATTTTCTTTCTGAGTTTTTAGAGAAAAAGAAACAGGAGAAAACTGCTAAAATAATACTTGGCACTGTTGCGGGGGATGTGCATGATGTGGGTAAAAATCTAGTAGAAATAATAATAAAAAACAATGGATTTGAAACTGTTAATCTTGGTACAAAAGTGCCTATAGAGAAATTTATAGAGGCGTATCATGAGCATAATGCTGACTGCATAGGAATGTCTGGTCTTTTGGTAAAATCTACTGAAGTAATGAAAGATAATTTAGCATATATTAGAGATAAGGGCTTAAAAATACCTATACTTTTAGGCGGTGCTGCTTTAACTAAAGACTTTGTTGAAAACACTTGCAAAAAAGTTTATGGGGATAGCGGAAAGATTTTTTACTGTAAAGATGGTTTTGATGATATTGTTGCCATAAAAGAGATAATAGCCGATAGAGATAAAGAAAAATAA
- a CDS encoding NTP transferase domain-containing protein, whose product MTKREEENNIKNIEERLEQLSSKFSKNDSLVIILAAGHGKRIRSSTSKMLHTIWGVPSIERVRLAVKNGINKSNITIVVGIKALEVANAVGKQANTNFAYQEQQLGTGHAVKVGLEKSDLKNIKYCYVIYADMGLIDSNTMKEFHDEFMKSKTDMILMTAMYDGPKGGNYYGRVLRTRGLTKDGKQSQYREGTKGQVMGVIEYKDILALNDEEDLLKSYKDEKFVYGKDELLDNMHEYVAGIYGFKIEPLLNLIKELKANNAQNELYLTDLIEMFVNNNLSISTYMPKDNRVVLGFNDKTVLKEMESIARNNVYNKLKNIITIYDGEDFFIDDSVVEQILEIDKDEKPLDIYIGKGAYVGKGVKINYGVYIDHGARLEGNIELGERTYIGDNALVSCLDNQKMILSNNVQIYAGNQIRGNVYIGENTILERGVNVTGSDKHPLSIGKNVLIKGVSYIYGSIVDDNAYIEHCIFYYSHIKAILDENGKVIKCRFIRPKEEGIESVIKLKDENTKKTKKK is encoded by the coding sequence ATGACAAAAAGAGAAGAAGAAAATAACATAAAAAATATAGAAGAGAGATTAGAGCAATTATCATCTAAATTCTCTAAAAATGATAGTTTGGTAATAATATTAGCAGCAGGGCATGGTAAAAGAATACGAAGCTCAACATCAAAAATGCTTCATACTATTTGGGGGGTGCCTAGTATAGAGAGAGTAAGACTTGCTGTAAAAAATGGTATAAATAAAAGTAATATTACTATAGTTGTTGGAATAAAGGCTTTAGAAGTAGCTAATGCTGTTGGAAAGCAGGCTAATACTAATTTTGCTTATCAGGAACAGCAATTAGGTACAGGACATGCTGTAAAAGTTGGACTAGAAAAGAGTGATTTAAAAAATATAAAATACTGTTATGTTATATATGCTGATATGGGACTAATAGACTCTAATACTATGAAAGAGTTTCATGATGAGTTTATGAAGTCAAAAACTGATATGATATTAATGACTGCCATGTATGATGGTCCTAAGGGCGGCAACTATTATGGAAGGGTATTAAGAACTAGAGGATTAACCAAAGACGGTAAACAAAGTCAATATAGAGAAGGAACTAAGGGGCAGGTAATGGGAGTTATAGAATATAAAGATATACTTGCTCTTAATGATGAGGAGGATTTACTAAAATCTTATAAAGATGAAAAATTTGTATATGGTAAAGATGAACTATTAGATAATATGCATGAATATGTTGCTGGGATATATGGCTTTAAAATTGAACCTCTTTTAAATTTAATAAAAGAATTAAAAGCAAATAATGCTCAAAATGAACTTTATTTAACAGATTTAATAGAGATGTTTGTTAATAATAATTTATCAATATCAACATATATGCCAAAAGATAATAGAGTTGTTTTGGGATTCAATGATAAAACAGTACTTAAAGAGATGGAATCTATTGCTAGAAATAATGTTTACAATAAACTAAAAAACATTATCACAATATATGACGGAGAAGATTTCTTTATTGACGACAGTGTAGTTGAACAGATATTAGAAATTGATAAAGATGAAAAGCCTCTTGATATATATATAGGAAAAGGTGCTTATGTAGGTAAGGGTGTAAAAATTAATTATGGCGTTTATATAGACCATGGTGCAAGACTTGAAGGAAATATTGAACTTGGAGAGCGCACATATATAGGTGATAATGCATTAGTATCTTGTTTGGATAATCAAAAGATGATACTCTCTAACAACGTACAAATATATGCTGGAAACCAAATAAGAGGAAATGTATATATTGGTGAAAACACTATATTAGAGAGAGGTGTTAATGTTACAGGAAGCGATAAACATCCTCTTAGCATAGGTAAAAATGTGCTTATTAAAGGTGTAAGTTATATATATGGCTCTATTGTAGATGATAATGCTTATATAGAACATTGTATATTTTACTACTCTCATATAAAAGCTATTCTTGATGAAAATGGAAAAGTGATTAAATGCAGATTTATAAGACCTAAAGAAGAGGGAATAGAATCTGTTATAAAATTAAAAGATGAGAATACTAAAAAAACTAAAAAGAAATAA